One genomic window of Mauremys mutica isolate MM-2020 ecotype Southern chromosome 5, ASM2049712v1, whole genome shotgun sequence includes the following:
- the HOPX gene encoding homeodomain-only protein isoform X2, whose protein sequence is MATEQPVGPTQEQLEILEYNFSKVNKHPDPTTLCLIAAEAGLSEEQTLKWFKQRLAEWRKSEGLPSESGSVRD, encoded by the exons ATGGCCACCGAGCAGCCAGTGGGCCCCacgcaggagcagctggagatccTGGAGTACAACTTCAGCAAGGTCAACAAGCACCCAGACCCCACCACCCTCTGCCTCATCGCGGCCGAGGCGGGGCTCTCCGAAGAGCAGACCCTG AAATGGTTCAAGCAGCGTCTTGCAGAGTGGAGAAAATCCGAAGGACTCCCTTCAGAGAGTGGATCCGTTAGAGACTAA